A genomic window from Pagrus major chromosome 23, Pma_NU_1.0 includes:
- the LOC141019316 gene encoding hemoglobin subunit beta-2-like: MVEWTDFERATIQDIFSKMEYEVVGPAALSRCLVVYPWTQRYFGNFGNLYNASAIIANPLVAKHGTTILHGMDRAVKNMDNIKEVYAELSVLHSEKLHVDPDNFRLLSDCLTIVVSARLGKEFTGEVQAAFQKFLAVVVNSLGRQYH, translated from the exons ATGGTTGAATGGACAGACTTCGAGCGCGCCACCATCCAGGACATCTTCTCCAAGATGGAGTATGAGGTCGTTGGACCTGCAGCTCTGTCCAG GTGTCTGGTCGTCTACCCCTGGACTCAGAGGTATTTCGGTAACTTTGGAAACCTCTACAACGCCTCTGCCATCATCGCAAATCCACTGGTTGCTAAACACGGAACAACCATCCTCCACGGTATGGACCGGGCTGTGAAGAACATGGACAACATCAAGGAAGTATATGCTGAACTGAGCGTGCTGCACTCCGAGAAGCTGCATGTGGACCCTGACAACTTCAGG ctgctttCTGACTGCCTCACCATTGTGGTTTCTGCAAGACTGGGCAAAGAGTTCACCGGTGAAGTTCAGGCAGCTTTCCAGAAGTTCCTGGCCGTGGTGGTGAACTCCCTGGGAAGGCAGTACCACTAG
- the LOC141019374 gene encoding hemoglobin embryonic subunit alpha-like — MTSLTAKDKDRVRTFWAKVSGKAEEIGSEALARMLIVYPQTKTYFAHWKDVSPNSPSAKKHGITVMGGVADAVGKLDDLKGGLLTLSELHAFTLRVDPANFKIISHCIMVVMANMFPEEFTPQVHVSFDKFLAALALALAEKYR, encoded by the exons ATGACCAGTCTCACTGCTAAGGACAAGGACAGAGTCAGAACCTTCTGGGCTAAAGTGTCTGGGAAGGCGGAGGAGATCGGCAGCGAGGCTCTGGCCAG GATGCTGATCGTGTACCCGCAGACCAAGACTTACTTCGCCCACTGGAAGGACGTGAGCCCCAACTCTCCCAGTGCCAAGAAGCACGGAATAACTGTGATGGGTGGAGTTGCAGATGCTGTGGGCAAACTCGACGACCTGAAAGGAGGTCTTCTGACCCTCAGTGAGCTGCACGCCTTCACCCTGCGTGTGGACCCTGCTAATTTCAAG ATCATCTCTCACTGCATCATGGTGGTCATGGCCAACATGTTCCCCGAAGAATTCACCCCTCAGGTCCATGTGTCATTCGACAAGTTCCTGGctgctctggctctggctctggctgAGAAATACCGATAA
- the LOC141019373 gene encoding hemoglobin embryonic subunit alpha-like, whose protein sequence is MTSLTAKDKDRVRTFWAKVSGKAEEIGSEALARMLIVYPQTKTYFAHWKDVSPNSPSAKKHGITVMGGVADAVGKLDDLKGGLLTLSELHAFTLRVDPANFKIISHCIMVVMANMFPEEFTPQVHVSFDKFLAALALALAEKYR, encoded by the exons ATGACCAGTCTCACTGCTAAGGACAAGGATAGAGTCAGAACCTTCTGGGCTAAAGTGTCTGGGAAGGCGGAGGAGATCGGCAGCGAGGCTCTGGCCAG GATGCTGATCGTGTACCCGCAGACCAAGACTTACTTCGCCCACTGGAAGGACGTGAGCCCCAACTCTCCCAGTGCCAAGAAGCACGGAATAACTGTGATGGGTGGAGTTGCAGATGCTGTGGGCAAACTCGACGACTTGAAAGGAGGTCTTCTGACCCTCAGTGAGCTGCACGCCTTCACCCTGCGTGTGGACCCTGCTAACTTCAAG ATCATCTCTCACTGCATCATGGTGGTCATGGCCAACATGTTCCCCGAAGAATTCACCCCTCAGGTCCATGTGTCCTTCGACAAGTTCCTGGctgctctggctctggctctggctgAGAAATACCGATAA
- the LOC141019377 gene encoding hemoglobin embryonic subunit alpha-like → MTSLTAKDKDRVRTFWAKVSGKAEAIGCEALARMLIVYPQTKTYFAHWKDVSPNSPSAKKHGITVMGGVADAVGKLDDLKGGLLTLSELHAFTLRVDPANFKIISHCIMVVMANMFPEEFTPQVHVSFDKFLAALALALAEKYR, encoded by the exons ATGACCAGTCTCACTGCTAAGGACAAGGACAGAGTCAGAACCTTCTGGGCTAAAGTATCTGGGAAGGCGGAGGCGATCGGCTGCGAGGCTCTGGCCAG GATGCTGATCGTGTACCCGCAGACCAAGACTTACTTCGCCCACTGGAAGGACGTGAGCCCCAACTCTCCCAGTGCCAAGAAGCACGGAATAACTGTGATGGGTGGAGTTGCAGATGCTGTGGGCAAACTCGACGACCTGAAAGGAGGTCTTCTGACCCTCAGTGAGCTGCACGCCTTCACCCTGCGTGTGGACCCTGCTAACTTCAAG ATCATCTCTCACTGCATCATGGTGGTCATGGCCAACATGTTCCCCGAAGAATTCACCCCTCAGGTCCATGTGTCATTCGACAAGTTCCTGGctgctctggctctggctctggctgAGAAATACCGATAA
- the LOC141020191 gene encoding hemoglobin subunit beta-2-like produces the protein MVEWTDFERATIQDIFSKMEYEVVGPAALSRCLVVYPWTQRYFGNFGNLYNASAIIANPLVAKHGTTILHGMDRAVKNMDNIKEVYAELSVLHSEKLHVDPDNFRLLSDCLTIVVSARLGKEFTGEVQAAFQKFLAVVVNSLGRQYH, from the exons ATGGTTGAATGGACAGACTTCGAGCGCGCCACCATCCAGGACATCTTCTCCAAGATGGAGTATGAGGTCGTTGGACCTGCAGCTCTGTCCAG GTGTCTGGTCGTCTACCCCTGGACTCAGAGGTATTTCGGTAACTTTGGAAACCTCTACAACGCCTCTGCCATCATCGCAaatccactggttgcaaaacaCGGAACAACCATCCTCCACGGTATGGACCGGGCTGTGAAGAACATGGACAACATCAAGGAAGTATATGCTGAACTGAGCGTGCTGCACTCCGAGAAGCTGCATGTGGACCCTGACAACTTCAGG ctgctttCTGACTGCCTCACCATTGTGGTTTCTGCAAGACTGGGCAAAGAGTTCACCGGTGAAGTTCAGGCAGCTTTCCAGAAGTTCCTGGCCGTGGTGGTGAACTCCCTGGGAAGGCAGTACCACTAG
- the kank2 gene encoding KN motif and ankyrin repeat domain-containing protein 2, which yields MAQVLHMDPGFPGKLNPPAPPSLHGKEQEAPYSVETPYGYRLDLDFLKYVNDIEKGNTIKKVPIQRRPRYGSLPRGYGYTGSWWTSTESLCSNTSMDSRHSSFSYCAPGYHTSHRPSFSTARVEKTLLDARRKLEEEKEGRRFSNLGSMHSSMAGSNTSLSSAHSFNRAQGGGGSFTPLSSGLSTPVTPTPAHLQHVREQMAAALRKIRELEEQVKTIPVLQVKISVLQEEKRQLSVQLKSQKFLGHTLGFSRGRPRGELYIDIPEEEANNGAKSSNKPAGPLSPTTPEGSKQDSGCEIEDTVIVGGARPDAKREVRTIGVGPEDTRGSHQVGVWVREEDLGLLPEAEALKNQVGRLEGQLKRTMQELQSAQQQAETVQNAPQAEHPVMATSMGWQEPQDCSLHTLVSFTQLPQQREQRTVGIQVYTLEQPKVVEVGTLLRAETCSSPSLQPAGGVVEGHHRGQAEDGPVELPIAVSSKQVRDVLKSELSTSVPVATPVIAVGKPGNQTVLMHPKEGETHLHTSTEAVQSQEGPKTASSPQSSLRSIMKRKAEGEPGSPSTKKNLQFIGVNGGYESTSSDDSSSESSDEGSDSSEYHEAREKLPESAVQHQQITHSQASQPPEINSVPQQTAVKTVVPDSQQSPNQSATVDTRPPDKPPRSLAPDTVIQNCASQPPASVSTVTPPCPANDPASTETVNQPSEKHTVTQEITSTSSSTESTPEQSSVKSSVTCSSSPCVTKTTEIIKQQYTTKSETTVLSSQSELQPAAESVANDTATASVKQVRLELSDSLMSALHALQKALGDANAFSQQGARAAYTTVLQEWLRVSCHKAADTAVVKAYMSTFASISPQLLEFVINMADGNGNTALHYTVSHSNFPVVKLLLETGLCNADKQNKAGYTAIMLTALAAFHSDSDLQTVLQLLRTGDVNAKASQAGQTALMLAVSHGRGDMVRALLSCGAQVNIRDDDGSTALMCACEHGHVDIVRQLLSVPGCDATLTDNDGSTALSIALEASQNDIAVLLYAHLNFAKPPSPVSPKSPLLGSSPPSGETK from the exons ATGGCTCAGGTGCTGCATATGGACCCCGGCTTCCCAG GGAAACTCAACCCGCCTGCTCCCCCTTCCCTGCACGGCAAAGAACAGGAGGCGCCCTACTCAGTGGAGACCCCCTATGGATACCGTCTGGACCTAGACTTCCTCAAATATGTTAACGACATAGAGAAGGGAAACACTATCAAGAAGGTGCCTATCCAACGACGGCCACGATATGGCTCCCTGCCTCGCGGCTATGGCTACACCGGCTCCTGGTGGACCTCCACAGAGTCTCTGTGCTCCAACACCAGCATGGACAGCCGACACTCCTCCTTCTCCTACTGTGCCCCAGGCTACCACACGTCGCACAGGCCCAGCTTCAGCACTGCACGAGTGGAGAAGACCCTGTTGGATGCACGcaggaagctggaggaggagaaagaggggcGGAGATTCTCCAACCTTGGCAGCATGCACAGCAGCATGGCAGGCTCGAACACCTCTCTGAGCAGTGCACACAGCTTCAACCGAGCCCAAGGGGGAGGCGGATCCTTCACCCCATTGAGTTCTGGCCTTTCCACTCCAGTGACCCCAACACCAGCACACCTGCAGCATGTCAGGGAGCAGATGGCTGCAGCCCTCAGGAAGATAagggagctggaggagcaggtGAAGACCATCCCTGTGCTGCAGGTCAAAAtctctgtgctgcaggaggagaagcgGCAGCTCAGCGTCCAGCTGAAGAGCCAGAAGTTTCTAGGTCATACTCTGGGTTTCAGCCGAGGTCGCCCCAGAGGAGAGCTCTACATCGACATCCCTGAGGAGGAGGCAAATAATGGAGCTAAGAGCAGCAACAAGCCAGCAGGGCCACTGTCTCCCACCACACCTGAGGGCTCCAAGCAAGACTCAGGGTGTGAGATCGAGGACACAGTGATTGTGGGTGGAGCGCGACCAGATGCAAAGCGAGAAGTGCGCACCATCGGAGTGGGACCAGAGGACACAAGGGGCAGTCATCAGGTGGGAGTCTGGGTTCGGGAGGAGGATCTGGGGCTGCTGCCAGAAGCAGAGGCTCTTAAGAATCAAGTGGGTCGGCTTGAGGGCCAGCTAAAGAGGACGATGCAGGAGCTACAGAGTGCACAGCAGCAGGCTGAAACAGTCCAGAACGCACCTCAGGCAGAGCATCCAGTCATGGCCACCAGCATGGGCTGGCAGGAGCCCCAAGACTGCAGCCTGCACACTCTGGTCAGCTTcacacagctgccccaacagaGGGAACAGAGGACTGTGGGAATCCAGGTGTACACACTGGAGCAGCCTAAAGTGGTGGAGGTGGGCACTCTGCTCCGAGCAGAAACCTGCAGCTCCCCCTCGCTTCAACCAGCTGGTGGAGTCGTGGAGGGCCACCACAGAGGACAAGCTGAAG ATGGTCCAGTTGAATTGCCGATTGCAGTCAGCTCCAAGCAGGTTCGCGATGTCCTAAAGAGCGAGCTGTCCACTTCGGTACCTGTCGCTACTCCTGTCATTGCTGTAGGCAAGCCTGGTAATCAGACTGTTCTGATGCATCCTAAAGAAGGGGAGACACACCTGCATACATCCACAGAGGCTGTCCAGTCACAAGAAGGCCCAAAGACAG CCTCATCTCCACAGTCTTCGCTGAGGTCCATTATGAAGCGGAAAGCAGAAGGTGAACCAGGATCTCCCTCCACAAAGAAAAATCTACAGTTCATTGGAGTCAATGGAGG GTATGAGTCCACATCATCAGACGATAGCAGCAGCGAGAGCTCAGATGAGGGGAGTGACTCCAGCGAATATCATGAAGCCAGAGAAAAACTGCCAGAGTCAGCAGTCCAGCACCAGCAAATAACCCACAGCCAGGCCTCCCAGCCTCCAGAAATCAACAGTGTACCTCAACAGACTGCCGTCAAAACTGTCGTTCCAGACTCACAGCAGAGTCCCAACCAGTCTGCAACTGTAGACACAAGACCGCCAGACAAACCCCCCCGGTCACTAGCGCCGGACACTGTTATACAAAATTGTGCCTCACAGCCACCAGCCTCGGTCTCCACTGTAACTCCTCCATGTCCAGCAAACGATCCTGCCTCTACAGAGACCGTCAACCAGccatcagaaaaacacacagtcacccAGGAGATAACCTCCACATCATCAAGCACTGAATCCACTCCTGAACAAAGCTCCGTAAAGTCCTCAGTTACCTGTTCTTCATCGCCGTGTGTCACTAAAACCACTGAGATCATCAAGCAGCAATACACCACCAAGTCAGAAACAACCGTcctcagcagccaatcagagttaCAACCAGCAGCTGAAAGTGTGGCGAATGACACCGCCACAGCGTCAGTCAAACAAGTCAG ACTGGAGCTGAGTGACAGCCTGATGTCGGCTCTTCATGCCCTGCAGAAAGCCCTCGGGGATGCCAATGCCTTCAGCCAACAAGGAGCA AGGGCGGCTTACACCACCGTGCTGCAGGAGTGGCTGCGTGTGTCCTGTCACAAAGCAGCGGACACGGCTGTTGTCAAGGCCTACATGAGCACCTTCGCCTCCATCTCCCCTCAGCTGCTGGAGTTTGTAATCAACATGGCAGACGGCAATGGGAACACAGCGCTTCACTACACCGTCTCCCACTCCAACTTCCCCGTGGTGAAATTGCTGCTGGAAACtg GCCTGTGTAATGCTGACAAGCAGAACAAGGCGGGCTACACTGCCATCATGCTGACGGCTCTGGCCGCCTTCCACTCAGACAGCGACCTTCAAActgtcctgcagctgctgcgCACTGGGGACGTCAACGCCAAGGCTAGCCAG GCTGGTCAGACGGCGCTGATGCTAGCAGTCAGCCACGGTCGAGGGGACATGGTGCGGGCGCTGCTGTCCTGCGGAGCACAGGTCAACATCCGTGATGACGACGGCTCCACAGCACTCATGTGTGCCTGCGAACACGGTCACGTGGACATTGTGCGTCAGCTACTGTCTGTGCCGGGTTGTGATGCCACTCTCACCGATAAT GACGGCAGCACTGCTCTGTCCATTGCCCTGGAGGCCAGCCAGAATGACATTGCTGTGCTTCTGTACGCTCACCTCAACTTTGCAAAGCCTCCGTCCCCT GTTTCACCGAAGTCTCCTCTCTtgggctcctctcctccttctggtgaaacaaaataa
- the LOC141019371 gene encoding hemoglobin embryonic subunit alpha-like has protein sequence MTSLTAKDKDRVRTFWAKVSGRAEEIGSEALARMLIVYPQTKTYFAHWKDVSPNSPSAKKHGITVMGGVADAVGKLDDLKGGLLTLSELHAFTLRVDPANFKIISHCIMVVMANMFPEEFTPQVHVSFDKFLAALALALAEKYR, from the exons ATGACCAGTCTCACTGCTAAGGACAAGGACAGAGTCAGAACCTTCTGGGCTAAAGTGTCTGGGAGGGCGGAGGAGATCGGCAGCGAGGCTCTGGCCAG GATGCTGATCGTGTACCCGCAGACCAAGACTTACTTCGCCCACTGGAAGGACGTGAGCCCCAACTCTCCCAGTGCCAAGAAGCACGGAATAACTGTGATGGGTGGAGTTGCAGATGCTGTGGGCAAACTCGACGACCTGAAAGGAGGTCTTCTGACCCTCAGTGAGCTGCACGCCTTCACCCTGCGTGTGGACCCTGCTAACTTCAAG ATCATCTCTCACTGCATCATGGTGGTCATGGCCAACATGTTCCCCGAAGAATTCACCCCTCAGGTCCATGTGTCATTCGACAAGTTCCTGGctgctctggctctggctctggctgAGAAATACCGATAA